One genomic segment of Ancylobacter sp. IITR112 includes these proteins:
- a CDS encoding phage antirepressor KilAC domain-containing protein: protein MSTLEIADLLDKRHDHVMRDARKMLAELHGGDRLPNFGGVVERPNPSGGAPIKSPVLRLPKRETLILVSGYRLDLRARIIDRWLELEAAAAPPSAAFDPSDPLVVLAVVDHMRRQVTERDAIIAGQAEKVRHLARLEGAEGSMCLRDAAKTLNVRPTELISFLSMRRWIYKRPGNASWIGYQDKIQSGFLDHIDFLYRDDDGRDRVASRVHVTAKGLARIAEILSGPVR from the coding sequence ATGTCCACGCTGGAAATTGCGGACCTGCTCGACAAGCGGCACGATCATGTCATGCGCGACGCGCGCAAGATGTTGGCAGAGCTCCACGGGGGCGACCGTCTCCCCAACTTTGGGGGCGTGGTGGAGCGCCCTAACCCCAGTGGCGGCGCTCCAATCAAGTCGCCTGTTCTACGCCTTCCCAAGCGGGAAACGCTTATCCTCGTTTCCGGCTATCGCCTCGATCTGCGCGCCCGCATCATTGATCGCTGGCTTGAACTGGAAGCCGCCGCGGCGCCGCCATCCGCCGCCTTCGACCCGTCCGATCCGCTGGTAGTGCTTGCTGTGGTCGATCACATGCGCCGGCAGGTGACGGAACGCGACGCGATCATCGCCGGACAGGCCGAGAAGGTCCGCCACCTGGCGCGGCTTGAGGGCGCGGAAGGCAGCATGTGCCTGCGCGACGCGGCGAAGACGCTCAACGTGCGGCCTACGGAGCTGATATCCTTCCTCTCGATGCGGCGATGGATCTACAAGCGGCCGGGCAACGCCAGCTGGATCGGCTATCAGGACAAGATTCAGTCCGGCTTTCTCGATCACATCGATTTCCTGTATCGCGACGACGACGGGCGCGACCGCGTGGCGAGCCGCGTCCACGTGACCGCGAAGGGGCTGGCGCGCATCGCGGAGATATTGAGCGGCCCGGTTCGCTGA
- a CDS encoding tyrosine-type recombinase/integrase, translating into MASVAKREWTHKGETKTAWVVRYTDQGGKRRMKTFEKKKDADRFRSTVETEIENGTHVADRASKTVKEAAEGYLLDCERRWKVADRMAGGTLHGHISRVNNHIIPNIGHMKIKDVTSDRVQFLIDDLSKHLAKATISNVMVTLIGIIRFSIKRRWITRNVLRDDPVQLPQSNRKRRVAPSKAEISTLLEASSRRLQGGFLASAVNRYAIVRLGVFGGLRLGEMCALRWEDIDIRRGVIHVRHSRSRYDGRKCPKSRAGVRSVPLTYPVYEALCRVARLWRINEFVDKEASDGGRSSKPSALRKRKLDLYEAGKAFSVFGPDSFMDMSGDVLRTARGTPARTNISDEWRRMMEDANLVDGDRVRFTIHSLRHAAASLLIEAGLPAMNLKTVIGHASVTTTYNVYGHLFPEDERTSRAAHGIAAAFGATRALQEGVSR; encoded by the coding sequence ATGGCGAGCGTGGCAAAGCGCGAGTGGACCCACAAGGGCGAGACGAAAACGGCCTGGGTGGTGCGCTACACCGACCAAGGCGGCAAGCGCCGCATGAAGACATTCGAGAAGAAAAAGGATGCCGATCGCTTCAGGTCAACCGTTGAAACGGAAATCGAGAACGGCACGCACGTCGCTGACCGAGCGTCAAAGACGGTTAAGGAAGCAGCGGAGGGGTATCTTCTCGATTGTGAGCGGCGCTGGAAAGTGGCTGACCGAATGGCCGGCGGAACTCTCCACGGACATATCTCGCGGGTAAATAACCATATAATTCCAAATATCGGACATATGAAGATAAAAGATGTTACGAGTGATAGAGTGCAATTTTTGATTGACGATCTGTCAAAGCATCTTGCTAAAGCAACGATCTCAAATGTGATGGTTACTTTGATCGGAATTATCCGATTTTCGATAAAGCGCCGATGGATCACAAGGAATGTTCTTCGTGATGATCCGGTGCAATTACCTCAGTCTAATCGCAAAAGGAGGGTGGCCCCGAGTAAAGCGGAAATTAGCACGCTATTGGAGGCGTCATCGCGGAGGCTGCAAGGGGGCTTTTTGGCCTCTGCGGTGAACCGGTATGCCATTGTACGACTGGGCGTGTTCGGGGGGCTGAGGCTTGGCGAGATGTGTGCGCTTCGGTGGGAGGACATTGATATCCGTCGCGGCGTTATTCATGTCCGACACTCCCGATCCCGGTACGATGGAAGGAAGTGCCCCAAGTCGCGCGCGGGCGTGCGCTCGGTGCCATTGACGTACCCTGTATATGAAGCGCTTTGCCGCGTCGCTCGATTGTGGCGGATAAATGAGTTTGTCGACAAAGAGGCAAGTGACGGGGGGCGATCAAGTAAACCTAGCGCTCTGAGAAAACGCAAGCTGGACCTCTACGAGGCTGGAAAGGCGTTTTCGGTGTTCGGACCAGATAGCTTTATGGACATGTCAGGCGATGTGCTGCGAACGGCTAGGGGAACGCCTGCGAGGACCAACATATCGGATGAATGGCGGAGAATGATGGAAGATGCCAATTTGGTCGATGGGGACCGTGTGCGCTTTACCATCCACTCTCTGCGCCATGCAGCTGCGAGCCTCTTGATTGAGGCTGGCCTGCCCGCAATGAACCTGAAGACAGTAATAGGGCACGCTTCGGTCACGACGACCTACAATGTTTATGGCCATCTATTCCCGGAAGATGAGCGCACCTCTAGGGCCGCTCATGGGATTGCGGCCGCCTTTGGCGCGACAAGGGCGCTACAAGAAGGCGTAAGCCGCTGA
- a CDS encoding BrnT family toxin, translated as MIITWDEPKRLANIDKHGFDFAALSLEFFAAAVIVPAKDGRQLAIGEHNGAVIIAVVFAPLGTEALSVISMRRADRKERSLLHD; from the coding sequence ATGATCATCACATGGGACGAGCCCAAGCGGCTGGCGAACATCGACAAGCACGGCTTCGACTTCGCCGCGCTGTCGCTCGAGTTCTTCGCCGCCGCTGTCATCGTCCCCGCGAAGGACGGTCGCCAACTCGCCATCGGCGAGCACAACGGCGCGGTCATCATTGCCGTGGTGTTCGCCCCGCTCGGCACCGAGGCGCTTTCGGTCATCTCCATGCGCCGCGCCGACAGGAAGGAAAGGAGCCTCTTGCATGACTAA
- a CDS encoding BrnA antitoxin family protein has product MMRRWEAYNTEMQAIIAAGGARQDADGWWIDTMTGELIGPDPETERPRTDEELAQARPLAEALPELAETIRRGRGRPKSETPKRLLSLRLDSDVIEEYRRTGQGWQARMNDDLRKARGL; this is encoded by the coding sequence ATGATGCGCCGGTGGGAAGCCTACAACACTGAAATGCAGGCGATCATTGCCGCCGGAGGCGCGCGCCAGGACGCGGACGGCTGGTGGATTGACACGATGACCGGCGAGCTTATCGGCCCCGATCCCGAGACCGAACGACCCCGCACAGACGAGGAACTGGCACAGGCCCGCCCTCTTGCCGAGGCGCTGCCGGAGCTTGCCGAGACCATCCGGCGGGGGCGCGGCCGTCCGAAGTCAGAAACGCCCAAGCGCCTGCTTTCGCTGCGGCTCGATTCCGATGTGATCGAGGAATACAGGCGCACCGGGCAAGGATGGCAGGCGCGCATGAACGATGACCTGCGCAAAGCGCGGGGGCTGTAG